In Nostoc sp. GT001, a genomic segment contains:
- a CDS encoding cupin-like domain-containing protein produces MSVDNLLEPNSIKCDPKLPEQIIETDVSNFRENFNSSHFMFSHNLAGHPLFEIPRLVELANTMLSQGRTNKIQSYISKVPVEQKWNQRPGIKHINEAIAHIGESDSWVMLEDVQADPEYAALVNQIITELETLTGKPLRKQMTWLGAYIFIGSPNSITPYHIDSELNFLFQIQGEKDMSLFNQSDRSVLSEEEIEKFYVGDLNVANYKEENQSKATVYHLQPGKGLHHPILAPHWAKNSNNVSVALSILFYLRPYDLKARIYQVNSYLRRLGLKPTSPDKSALKDRLKIFALGLLSDRRPKSKFMILRSGVLKLKSIEGKLKQFINKIVKKI; encoded by the coding sequence ATGTCAGTTGATAATCTACTTGAACCGAATTCTATTAAGTGCGATCCGAAGCTTCCTGAACAAATCATTGAAACTGATGTTTCAAACTTTCGGGAAAACTTCAACTCTTCTCACTTCATGTTTTCGCACAACCTTGCAGGACATCCTTTATTTGAGATCCCCCGCTTAGTTGAGCTTGCAAATACCATGCTAAGTCAGGGAAGAACAAATAAAATCCAGTCTTATATCAGCAAAGTTCCTGTTGAGCAAAAGTGGAATCAGCGACCTGGAATCAAGCACATTAACGAGGCGATCGCACATATTGGTGAATCGGATTCTTGGGTCATGCTTGAAGATGTTCAAGCAGACCCAGAATATGCTGCCCTGGTCAACCAGATTATAACTGAACTCGAAACTCTTACAGGTAAACCCCTTCGTAAGCAGATGACGTGGCTAGGTGCTTACATCTTTATTGGTTCCCCAAATTCTATTACACCTTACCATATCGATAGTGAGTTGAATTTCCTGTTTCAAATTCAGGGCGAGAAAGATATGAGCCTCTTCAATCAAAGCGATCGTTCTGTACTGAGCGAAGAGGAAATTGAAAAATTTTATGTAGGCGACCTGAATGTAGCAAATTATAAAGAGGAGAATCAGAGTAAAGCGACTGTTTACCATTTGCAACCAGGTAAGGGACTCCATCATCCGATACTGGCACCCCATTGGGCTAAAAATAGTAATAATGTTTCTGTAGCTTTGAGTATCCTCTTTTATCTGCGACCTTACGATCTCAAAGCCAGAATATATCAAGTCAACAGTTACTTACGCAGACTGGGATTAAAACCCACTTCACCAGATAAATCTGCTTTGAAAGATCGGCTCAAAATTTTTGCTCTGGGTCTTTTATCGGATCGCCGACCGAAAAGTAAATTTATGATCCTGCGCTCTGGTGTATTAAAACTAAAATCTATTGAAGGAAAGTTAAAGCAATTTATCAACAAGATTGTGAAAAAAATCTAA
- a CDS encoding type I polyketide synthase yields MVNMQASDNQDPNDGIAIIGMVGRFPGAGNVDEFWRNLCDGLESTTFFQDDELDPSIDPNLCKDPSYVKARGIISGGETFDAAFFGINPLEAVVMDPQARVFLELVYEALENAGYESESFEGLIGLYAGCGQNTYFASHISGRMEIVDRIGEFQTMLANEKDFLTTRAAYKLNLKGPAVSVNTACSTSLVAVIQACQALTSYQCDLALSGGVSMTTPQNSGYMAQEGSMLSGDGHCRPFDASAQGTMFNSGAGVVVLKRLEDALNDGDRIYAVIRGSGINNDGADKVSFTAPSVDGQAEAVAMAQAYANFHPETISYIEAHGTATPLGDPIEIEALTQAFRVHTDAKQFCAIGSLKSNVGHLVAAAGVAGLIKTALALHYKKIPPSLNFEAPNPKIDFANSPFYVNTKLAEWSEGETPRRAGVSSFGVGGTNAHIVLEEAPQIQSSGSSRPQQLLLLSAKTSQALEAATANLHQHLQYNPKINLADVAYTLQRGRKAFNYRRSIVCHDITDAIAALQSLDPNQVNTRHTEIRNPAVVFMFPGQGSQYVDMGLNLYNREPVFQEVVDKCAEILKPLLGRDLREIMYPAPSDCETAAISLRQTCFTQPALFVIEYALAQLWQSWGVKPQAMIGHSIGEFVAACIAGVFTLEDALMLVANRGRFMWELPEGAMLSVRLPAKQIEPRLSAELAIAAINGPSLCVVSGPTEAIAALQKQLESEEVVCRHLHTSHAFHSPMMDSIIAPFAEVVGKVKLSPPQIPFVSTVTADWITAQQATDPMYWATHLRQTVRFAEGVQTLWQQPERVLLEVGPRITTTTLARQQAKDIKQQIAIPSLSDNAENEAEWTALLKAVGQLWLAGVSIDWSNFYQRETRQRIPLPTYPFERQRFWIDPPPHPNRAATSKLLNPHLLEKTQTMTTYPQQKLIPLLKEVIEETSGLEIASVDDSTTFLEMGLDSLSLTQVGLALKKKFKVKVTLRQLLEICPNLVTLADLINQALSPETLSALGLIETVADPIPEAPLPEPPPATTSPTLVVHEVHTNGSNGFAPQISLQPAASSNVLESVINQQLQIMSQQLALLGNSSQSLTVPVVPAATSQNNGVKPQNAVSIPPTQTSKESASVETESNGAKKAFGAAARIEKTQTKTLTAQQRTHLDKIIQRYTKRTQKSKEYTQTHRPYLADPRTVSGFNPTMKEMVYPIVVSRSSGSKLWDVDGNEYVDLSNGFGLNLFGWSPPFITEAIEAQLKLGMEIGPQTPLVGEVAKLMCELTNFDRAAFCNTGSEAVLGAMRMARTITGRNLIAIFSGAYHGILDEVIVRGTKKLRSIPAAPGIPPEMVENILVVDYDSPESLEILRSRADELAAVMVESVQSRRPEYQPKEFLQQLRDFTEEAGIALIFDEIVTGFRIHPGGAQAHFGIKADIATYGKIVGGGLPIGVIAGKSQYMDALDGGFWQFGDDSVPEVGVTYFAGTFVRHPLALAAAKAVLQHLKQSGPSLQQNLNARTDKFVAELMGYFQQVQAPFTAYNFGSLFMVKSAPEFAYGDLLFYLLRDKGVHTWDHRPCFLTTAHSEADLAFVMAAFKESIAEMQSAGFLSAPPKEVTNCEVTNNSLRNRPPQPNAKLGRDPQGNPAWYIPDIERPGKYLQVASVF; encoded by the coding sequence ATGGTAAATATGCAAGCATCCGATAACCAAGATCCTAATGATGGTATTGCCATTATTGGCATGGTAGGAAGATTTCCTGGGGCTGGAAATGTTGATGAGTTTTGGCGCAATCTGTGTGACGGATTAGAATCAACGACTTTCTTTCAAGATGACGAACTAGACCCTAGTATTGATCCGAACCTTTGTAAAGATCCTAGCTACGTGAAAGCTAGAGGAATTATTTCTGGGGGAGAAACTTTTGATGCTGCCTTCTTTGGCATTAATCCACTGGAAGCTGTGGTTATGGACCCACAAGCCAGAGTTTTTCTAGAGTTGGTTTATGAAGCTCTAGAAAATGCTGGTTATGAATCAGAATCTTTCGAGGGTTTGATTGGTTTATACGCTGGTTGCGGTCAAAATACTTATTTTGCTAGCCACATTTCTGGACGTATGGAAATTGTCGATCGCATCGGCGAGTTCCAGACGATGCTAGCCAATGAAAAAGACTTTTTGACTACCCGTGCTGCTTACAAACTCAACCTCAAAGGCCCAGCCGTCAGCGTCAATACAGCCTGTTCCACTTCTTTGGTAGCAGTCATTCAGGCTTGCCAAGCCTTAACCAGCTATCAGTGCGATTTGGCTTTGTCCGGTGGTGTATCTATGACTACACCTCAAAACAGCGGTTATATGGCTCAAGAAGGCAGTATGCTCTCTGGAGATGGGCATTGCCGTCCCTTTGATGCCAGCGCTCAGGGCACAATGTTCAATAGTGGTGCAGGAGTAGTTGTCCTCAAACGTTTAGAAGATGCACTCAATGATGGCGATCGCATCTATGCTGTAATTCGAGGTTCTGGTATCAATAATGACGGGGCTGATAAAGTAAGCTTTACTGCTCCTAGCGTAGACGGACAAGCAGAAGCCGTTGCAATGGCCCAAGCTTATGCCAACTTTCACCCAGAAACCATCTCTTATATTGAAGCTCACGGTACAGCTACACCTTTAGGCGACCCCATTGAAATTGAAGCGCTGACGCAAGCATTCCGAGTACATACAGATGCTAAACAATTTTGTGCGATCGGTTCTCTTAAAAGCAATGTCGGACATTTAGTTGCGGCGGCTGGAGTCGCAGGTTTAATTAAAACCGCTCTCGCCCTGCATTATAAAAAGATTCCACCTAGTTTAAATTTTGAGGCTCCCAACCCCAAAATTGACTTTGCCAACAGCCCCTTCTATGTAAATACCAAACTAGCTGAATGGTCAGAAGGTGAAACTCCGCGACGAGCCGGTGTAAGTTCTTTTGGTGTCGGTGGGACTAATGCTCATATTGTGCTAGAAGAAGCGCCACAAATCCAAAGTTCAGGATCTTCGCGCCCACAGCAGCTATTGTTGCTCTCGGCAAAAACTAGTCAAGCTTTAGAGGCTGCAACAGCGAATTTACACCAACATTTGCAGTATAATCCCAAAATTAACTTAGCTGATGTAGCTTATACTTTACAGCGAGGGCGTAAAGCCTTCAACTACCGACGCAGTATAGTTTGTCACGACATCACAGATGCGATCGCAGCGCTGCAATCTTTAGATCCAAATCAAGTAAATACCCGGCATACAGAAATCCGCAATCCAGCCGTTGTCTTCATGTTCCCCGGACAAGGATCGCAATATGTAGACATGGGACTGAATCTCTACAACCGCGAACCTGTGTTTCAGGAAGTGGTAGATAAATGTGCTGAAATCCTTAAACCTTTGTTGGGTAGGGATTTACGAGAAATCATGTATCCAGCACCGAGCGATTGCGAAACTGCGGCTATCTCTCTGCGGCAAACCTGCTTTACTCAACCAGCATTATTTGTCATTGAATATGCTTTAGCGCAACTGTGGCAAAGTTGGGGAGTCAAGCCCCAAGCCATGATTGGTCACAGCATTGGTGAATTTGTTGCTGCTTGTATAGCGGGTGTATTCACCTTAGAAGATGCGCTGATGTTGGTTGCAAATCGCGGTCGCTTCATGTGGGAGTTACCAGAAGGGGCGATGCTCTCGGTGCGCCTTCCAGCCAAACAGATAGAGCCACGATTGAGTGCAGAATTAGCGATCGCAGCAATTAACGGCCCTTCCCTGTGTGTAGTTTCTGGCCCCACAGAGGCGATCGCGGCTCTACAAAAACAATTAGAAAGCGAAGAAGTTGTCTGTCGCCATTTACACACTTCCCACGCTTTCCACTCCCCAATGATGGATAGCATCATAGCCCCCTTTGCTGAGGTAGTTGGAAAGGTTAAATTATCGCCACCCCAAATTCCCTTTGTATCCACAGTTACCGCCGACTGGATTACAGCCCAACAAGCAACTGATCCGATGTATTGGGCTACACATCTGCGTCAGACTGTGCGATTTGCGGAGGGCGTACAAACTCTATGGCAGCAACCGGAGCGCGTACTGTTAGAAGTGGGGCCACGAATCACAACTACGACCTTAGCCCGCCAACAAGCAAAAGATATTAAACAACAGATAGCCATTCCTTCTCTAAGTGATAATGCTGAGAACGAAGCTGAATGGACAGCATTACTCAAGGCAGTAGGACAACTGTGGCTAGCAGGAGTATCTATTGACTGGAGCAACTTCTATCAAAGGGAAACGCGACAACGAATTCCTCTACCTACCTATCCCTTTGAGCGCCAACGCTTCTGGATTGATCCTCCACCTCATCCCAATCGTGCAGCAACTTCCAAACTTTTAAATCCTCATTTATTAGAAAAGACCCAAACTATGACAACATACCCTCAGCAAAAGCTTATTCCTCTGCTCAAAGAAGTTATCGAAGAAACATCAGGATTGGAAATTGCTAGTGTTGACGACTCGACAACATTTTTAGAAATGGGATTAGATTCCTTATCTCTAACGCAAGTCGGGTTAGCTTTGAAGAAAAAATTTAAAGTCAAAGTAACACTTAGGCAGTTACTAGAAATTTGCCCGAACTTAGTAACGTTGGCTGACTTGATCAATCAAGCCTTGTCTCCCGAAACTTTATCTGCACTAGGATTAATAGAAACCGTTGCAGACCCAATTCCAGAAGCACCATTGCCAGAACCTCCACCTGCAACCACATCACCCACTTTGGTAGTGCATGAAGTTCATACAAATGGATCAAATGGATTTGCACCTCAGATTTCCCTGCAACCTGCTGCATCTAGTAACGTCCTAGAAAGTGTGATTAATCAGCAGCTACAAATTATGAGCCAGCAATTGGCGCTATTGGGTAATAGCAGTCAATCTTTAACAGTCCCAGTTGTACCTGCGGCGACATCTCAAAATAATGGTGTCAAGCCACAAAACGCTGTATCTATCCCCCCAACCCAAACCAGCAAAGAATCAGCATCAGTAGAAACAGAGTCAAATGGTGCTAAAAAGGCATTTGGTGCGGCGGCTCGAATTGAAAAGACCCAGACTAAAACTTTGACAGCCCAACAACGCACTCATCTAGACAAAATTATCCAAAGATATACAAAACGGACTCAAAAATCCAAAGAATATACTCAAACTCATCGCCCTTATTTGGCAGATCCAAGAACTGTTTCCGGGTTTAACCCGACGATGAAAGAGATGGTTTATCCCATCGTGGTGTCTCGTTCATCTGGTTCTAAACTTTGGGATGTTGATGGCAATGAATATGTCGATTTAAGCAATGGCTTTGGCTTGAATTTGTTTGGTTGGTCGCCACCTTTCATTACCGAAGCAATTGAAGCACAACTCAAACTCGGCATGGAAATTGGCCCGCAAACTCCCTTGGTTGGAGAAGTGGCGAAGCTGATGTGTGAGTTGACCAACTTTGACCGAGCAGCCTTTTGCAACACAGGTTCGGAAGCGGTGTTAGGAGCGATGCGGATGGCACGCACCATCACAGGGCGTAACTTAATCGCTATATTTTCTGGAGCTTATCACGGTATTTTGGATGAAGTAATTGTTCGGGGTACAAAAAAACTCCGGTCAATTCCAGCTGCTCCTGGTATCCCACCCGAAATGGTAGAGAACATTTTGGTGGTAGATTACGATTCGCCTGAGTCTCTAGAAATCCTCAGAAGTCGGGCTGATGAGTTAGCAGCAGTGATGGTGGAATCCGTGCAAAGCCGTCGCCCTGAATACCAGCCCAAAGAATTCCTCCAGCAATTGCGTGATTTCACCGAAGAAGCTGGGATTGCCCTAATTTTTGATGAAATCGTTACCGGATTTAGAATTCATCCAGGTGGCGCTCAAGCACATTTCGGTATCAAGGCGGACATAGCAACCTACGGCAAGATTGTGGGCGGTGGGCTACCAATTGGAGTCATTGCTGGCAAATCACAATATATGGATGCTTTGGACGGTGGATTTTGGCAGTTTGGCGATGACTCCGTTCCAGAAGTAGGCGTGACTTACTTTGCTGGCACATTCGTCCGCCATCCTCTCGCACTAGCAGCCGCCAAAGCAGTACTTCAGCATTTAAAACAGAGTGGCCCCAGCTTGCAGCAAAATCTTAATGCCAGAACCGATAAGTTTGTAGCGGAACTTATGGGCTATTTCCAGCAAGTTCAAGCACCGTTCACAGCCTATAATTTCGGCTCCTTGTTCATGGTGAAATCTGCACCAGAGTTCGCCTACGGAGATTTACTATTTTACTTGCTGCGGGATAAGGGAGTGCATACTTGGGATCACCGTCCTTGCTTCTTGACAACAGCCCATTCCGAAGCTGATCTGGCTTTTGTAATGGCAGCTTTTAAAGAAAGTATTGCTGAAATGCAGTCTGCTGGCTTCTTGTCTGCACCGCCAAAAGAAGTAACAAACTGCGAAGTTACCAATAACAGCCTACGCAATCGTCCTCCGCAACCTAATGCCAAATTAGGACGAGATCCCCAAGGGAACCCCGCCTGGTATATCCCCGATATCGAGCGTCCTGGGAAATATTTACAAGTCGCAAGTGTTTTCTGA